From Shewanella psychrophila, a single genomic window includes:
- a CDS encoding DUF6531 domain-containing protein, whose protein sequence is MNAFDLNARTVSSEGCSTQAEHIDMATGYVLERRTDFTLSGRFPLLHKRFYHSGRMMSPGLLGTRWRCWWDMSLQCDGASVTFTDEQYNQGVYTLPIAGSESRFPPLPQWRLLRRGDDLLMRHVDGLSYRFGHAFGDKLLLSRISDGKGNELTFTYHGAVLSHIILADGRQIRVDTHLGRIKQLTLLTPQALPIQTLVRYEYNPLGYMTSCRAGPGESFDYRYSRNGFLLRSSDLSLTWLEFDYDVKGRALAIRGAEERFNAQLRYDDEQGVVYYKSLFHGFRQYHIDDQNNISRIVFSNGDETANEWRDNCLIAQINARRESCHFSYNDFGQVTAMSILDDKIWEYSYDDSGRLTQYINSKGEVWSYRYDNKGNLVSVSDPFLMQWFYQYTSLGQLAWVISPDTSQTGYRYNRLGQLVTILLADGGTVVFYYDGLGRLVKRCQTLADGSKEGRQFWQYKSGMPHPCAWVDEDGLQANFTYDVTGHLIGVTNSQGLKHDYEYGAFDTLITHSTPQGRNFYQYNHNCQLISVSEDKQIADSSLYFHSHQGQAVQAMTTQQVVSQQSITVFAYDAVGRLESKTLADGTSVHFYYDAIGCLVQQQSRTKEGRVATNITHECDEVVHQLRVLSPDAALTFEYEKLMVPQTRLSRHPKLKESIYELGLNKIAVEV, encoded by the coding sequence ATGAATGCATTTGATTTGAATGCACGAACGGTTAGTAGTGAAGGCTGCAGTACCCAAGCAGAGCATATCGACATGGCCACAGGTTATGTGCTTGAGCGGCGCACCGACTTTACCCTTTCAGGGCGATTCCCTCTGCTGCATAAACGTTTTTATCATTCAGGCAGAATGATGAGCCCAGGGCTGCTTGGCACCCGTTGGCGCTGTTGGTGGGATATGAGCCTGCAATGTGACGGGGCGTCGGTGACTTTTACCGATGAGCAATATAATCAGGGCGTGTACACCTTACCGATAGCGGGAAGCGAAAGCCGGTTTCCCCCTCTGCCTCAATGGCGATTATTGCGCCGTGGTGATGATCTGTTGATGAGGCACGTCGATGGCCTTAGTTATCGCTTTGGTCACGCCTTTGGTGACAAGTTGCTTCTTTCTCGTATTAGTGATGGTAAGGGCAATGAGCTAACTTTCACCTATCATGGCGCAGTCCTGAGTCATATTATCTTGGCCGATGGCCGGCAGATCCGGGTGGATACTCATTTGGGCCGCATCAAGCAGCTGACCTTACTCACACCACAAGCGCTGCCTATCCAAACCTTGGTTCGATACGAGTATAATCCGCTTGGCTATATGACCTCTTGTCGTGCAGGGCCCGGCGAGAGTTTTGATTATCGTTACAGCAGAAATGGTTTTCTATTACGAAGTTCTGACTTGAGTCTCACCTGGCTTGAATTTGATTATGATGTAAAGGGACGCGCTCTTGCTATACGTGGTGCCGAGGAGCGTTTTAATGCTCAACTTAGATACGATGACGAGCAAGGTGTTGTGTATTACAAGAGTCTGTTTCATGGGTTCAGGCAATATCACATAGATGATCAAAACAACATCTCTCGCATTGTTTTTTCCAATGGTGATGAAACGGCCAATGAGTGGCGGGACAATTGCCTTATCGCTCAAATCAATGCCCGGAGAGAGTCTTGTCATTTTTCCTATAATGATTTTGGCCAAGTGACGGCAATGAGTATCTTGGATGATAAAATCTGGGAGTATAGCTACGATGACTCGGGACGATTGACGCAATACATAAATTCAAAGGGTGAGGTATGGTCATACCGATATGATAATAAAGGCAACCTTGTTAGTGTATCCGATCCTTTTCTTATGCAGTGGTTTTATCAATACACCAGTTTGGGTCAATTGGCTTGGGTCATCTCACCGGATACTAGCCAAACTGGTTATCGCTACAACCGATTAGGTCAGTTAGTGACTATTTTGCTTGCTGATGGTGGAACTGTCGTTTTTTACTACGATGGGCTCGGCCGATTAGTTAAGCGATGTCAGACTTTGGCCGATGGAAGTAAAGAGGGTCGTCAATTCTGGCAGTATAAGTCAGGCATGCCTCATCCCTGTGCCTGGGTTGATGAAGATGGCCTGCAAGCTAATTTTACTTACGATGTAACAGGGCACTTAATCGGTGTGACGAACTCCCAAGGGCTCAAGCATGATTATGAGTATGGCGCATTCGATACCTTGATAACTCATAGCACTCCACAGGGGCGAAACTTTTATCAGTATAATCACAATTGCCAGCTCATTAGTGTGAGTGAAGATAAGCAAATTGCAGATTCATCTTTGTATTTTCATTCTCACCAAGGGCAAGCTGTTCAGGCGATGACAACTCAGCAAGTTGTGTCTCAACAAAGCATTACTGTATTCGCTTATGATGCTGTGGGCAGGCTCGAGAGCAAAACCTTAGCCGATGGTACTAGTGTGCATTTTTATTATGATGCTATCGGGTGCTTAGTGCAGCAACAGAGCCGTACTAAAGAGGGGAGAGTCGCTACCAATATCACCCATGAGTGTGATGAAGTCGTACATCAGCTTAGGGTCTTGAGCCCGGATGCAGCATTAACCTTCGAATATGAAAAACTCATGGTTCCCCAAACAAGATTATCAAGACACCCAAAGTTAAAAGAGTC